Proteins co-encoded in one Plasmodium reichenowi strain SY57 chromosome 10, whole genome shotgun sequence genomic window:
- a CDS encoding heat shock protein 60: protein MISTLRGKIFNNGSNRNKCVSILSNIQKRNISKDIRFGSDARTAMLTGCNKLADAVSVTLGPKGRNVIIEQSFGSPKITKDGVTVAKSIEFNNKLANLGAQMVKQVAANTNDKAGDGTTTATILARSIFQQGCKAVDSGMNPMDLLRGINKGVEKVLEYLNSIKKDVTTTEEIFNVASISANGDKNIGQLIADTMKKVGKEGTITVTEGKTLQHELEIVEGIKFDRGYISPYFINNSKDQKVELDKPYILIHEKKISTVKSLLPVLEHVLQNQSSLLVIAEDVDSDALATLIVNKLRLGLKICAVKAPGFGEHRKALVHDIAVMTGAKVITEETGLKLDDPQVVSYLGKAKSINVTKDSTLIMEGEGKKEEINERCESIRNAIKMNTSDYEKEKLQERLAKITGGVALIKVGGISEVEVNEIKDRIQDALCATKAAVEEGIVPGGGSALLFASKELDSVQTDNYDQRVGVNIIKDACKAPIKQIAENAGHEGSVVAGNILKEKNSNIGFNAQEGKYVDMIESGIIDPTKVVKTAISDAASIASLMTTTEVAIVDFKDSKNEESSQHMNSVNSMGDMGGMY, encoded by the exons ATGATATCAACATTACGAGggaaaatttttaataacgGCAGTAATAGAAACAAGTGTGTTTCAATTTTAAGTAATATTCAGAAGAGAAACATATCAAAAGATATAAGATTTGGAAGTGATGCAAGGACTGCTATGCTTACAg GTTGCAATAAGTTGGCCGACGCGGTTAGTGTAACTCTTGGTCCAAAAGGAAGAAATGTTATCATAGAACAGTCATTTGGTTCACCCAAAATAACAAAGGATGGTGTAACAGTTGCTAAAAGCATTGAGTTTAACAACAAGCTAGCTAATCTTGGTGCACAAATGGTAAAACAAGTTGCTGCAAATACCAATGATAAAGCAGGTGATGGTACAACAACAGCTACAATTTTAGCTAGATCAATATTCCAACAGGGTTGTAAAGCAGTTGATTCTGGAATGAACCCAATGGATTTATTAAGAGGTATAAATAAAGGTGTAGAAAAGGTTTTGGAGTATTTAAATTCAATAAAGAAGGATGTTACAACAACAGAAGAAATTTTCAATGTCGCAAGTATATCAGCAAACggtgataaaaatataggTCAACTAATTGCTGATACCATGAAAAAAGTGGGAAAAGAAGGAACCATTACGGTTACGGAAGGAAAAACGCTACAACATGAATTAGAAATTGTAGAAGGTATAAAATTTGATAGAGGTTATATTTCTCCATactttattaataatagCAAAGACCAGAAGGTAGAACTTGATAAACCATATATACTTAtacatgaaaaaaaaatatctaCTGTTAAATCTTTATTACCAGTTTTGGAGCATGTATTACAAAACCAATCATCCTTATTAGTTATAGCAGAAGATGTTGATAGTGATGCATTGGCTACATTAATTGTAAACAAATTGAGATTAggtttaaaaatatgtgcAGTAAAGGCACCAGGATTTGGAGAACACAGAAAAGCCTTGGTTCATGATATAGCAGTAATGACAGGAGCGAAAGTAATTACAGAAGAAACTGGATTAAAATTAGATGATCCACAAGTTGTTTCTTATTTAGGTAAAGCAAAATCCATAAATGTTACCAAAGATAGTACATTAATTATGGAAGGAGaaggaaaaaaagaagaaataaatgaaaGATGTGAAAGTATAAGAAATGctataaaaatgaatacatcagattatgaaaaagaaaaattacAAGAACGTCTAGCTAAAATTACAGGTGGAGTTGCTTTAATAAAAGTAGGAGGAATAAGTGAAGTAGAAGTTAATGAAATTAAAGACAGAATTCAAGATGCTCTTTGTGCTACTAAAGCTGCTGTTGAAGAAGGTATTGTTCCAGGTGGTGGTAGTGCATTATTGTTTGCTTCGAAAGAATTAGATTCAGTTCAAACTGATAATTATGATCAAAGAGTTGgtgttaatattattaaagaTGCTTGTAAAGCACCAATTAAACAAATTGCTGAAAATGCTGGACATGAAGGTTCAGTTGTAGCAggaaatattttaaaagaaaaaaattctaATATTGGTTTTAACGCTCAAGAAGGAAAATATGTAGATATGATTGAATCAGGTATTATTGATCCAACTAAAGTTGTTAAAACAGCTATATCAGATGCTGCTTCTATAGCATCATTAATGACAACAACAGAAGTTGCTATTGTTGATTTTAAAGATTCCAAAAATGAAGAATCATCACAACATATGAATTCAGTTAATTCTATGGGTGACATGGGGGgaatgtattaa
- a CDS encoding hypothetical protein (conserved Plasmodium protein, unknown function): MHIPSLRFYSFLNNVPRFKIKFLKLFNSFYEFSTIKYNNDENNRNIESDKKIQLTNFKLSDSGLDYISSDDSDEEYILERGKLKGKENFDHCGDNNGLHMNEKYKDRENLKNEKFENFDIKTNFLKKNICYNNDTNCNMINDGNINPFDKMNESSMKNKYIKSEVNINNNSLSDNNLCKEKRMDKRYEKYDNTIYHSINSDDCNNIYSETNIYDTCDSDTNNKCNNNINNNNINNNNNNSDDDDIQNYLKSMIKENQKNHCFNTNNIKSLNDELNKLEYSLKPSINDINNMKIFLNFLQNEINKHYKNSYVTPFGSVINGFWMRNSDIDICIQIPILLNRKDQITFLKKICLLLSNFNNGVIEQRFSAKVPIIHFYCNNREKSFELSCDISVNNILAVINSKLIQKYVAIDKRLQTMGIVLKYWSKIRNINDRSKGFLSSFSLILMIIHFLQNVAEPKILPSLQDISIKRNEKPFYIMGVDCKFCQDDTVIQDELKRLNNSIHNNLYVDISTLLIEFFKFYGYKYKSGIIAIRDINGYYQNFQTLKKFESYFLFVDNPFEVGKNVANIFPSNYKTIINEMQRAYKILKNNGSWKDVCNSKENFLYS; this comes from the coding sequence ATGCATATACCTTCTTTACGATTTTATTCgtttttaaataatgtaCCTCGATTCAAAATAAAGTTTCTTAAGttatttaattcattttatgaatttagtacaataaaatataataatgatgagaataatagaaatattGAATCAGATAAGAAAATTCAACTGACCAACTTTAAATTAAGTGATAGTGGCTTAGATTATATCAGCAGTGATGATTCAGACGAAGAGTATATATTGGAAAGAGGAAAATTAAAAGGAAAGGAAAATTTTGATCATTGTGGAGATAATAATGGATTACATAtgaatgaaaaatataaagatagAGAGAATctaaaaaatgaaaaattcgaaaattttgatattaaaactaattttttgaagaaaaatatatgttacaATAATGATACTAATTGTAATATGATTAATGATGGTAATATTAATCCATTTGATAAAATGAATGAATCTTCTATgaagaataaatatataaaaagtgaggtgaatataaataataattctctaagtgataataatttatgtaaagaaaaaagaatgGATAAAAGATATGAGAAATATGATAATACGATATACCACAGTATAAATAGTGACgattgtaataatatatattctgaaacaaatatatatgatacaTGTGATAGTGATACTAATAACAAgtgtaataataatattaataataataatattaataataataataataatagtgatgatgatgatatacaaaattatttaaaatcaatgataaaagaaaatcaaaaaaatcACTGttttaatacaaataatattaaatcatTAAATGATGAATTGAATAAATTAGAATATTCATTAAAACCATCcataaatgatataaataatatgaaaatatttttaaattttttacagaatgaaattaataaacattataaaaattcatatGTAACTCCATTTGGATCAGTAATAAATGGTTTTTGGATGAGAAATAGTGATATTGATATATGTATTCAAATACCAATATTATTGAATAGAAAAGATCAGATAACCTttctaaaaaaaatctGTTTACTCTTAAgtaattttaataatggTGTTATTGAACAAAGATTTTCAGCTAAAGTACCTATTATCCATTTTTACTGTAATAACCGTGAAAAATCCTTTGAGTTATCTTGTGACATTTctgtaaataatatattagcAGTGATAAATTCAAAACTAATTCAAAAATATGTTGCTATAGATAAACGATTACAAACTATGGGTATAGTCTTAAAATATTGGTCAAAgataagaaatattaatgatagATCAAAAGGatttttatcatctttttctttaattttaatgataatacattttttacaaaatgtTGCTGAACCAAAAATACTTCCGTCACTTCAAGATATTTCTATTAAAAGGAATGAAAAAccattttatataatggGTGTTGATTGCAAATTTTGTCAAGACGATACTGTTATTCAGGATGAACTAAAACGATTAAATAATAgtatacataataatttatatgtagATATTTCTACACTTTTAAtagaattttttaaattttatggatacaaatataaaagtgGTATTATAGCAATAAGAGATATAAATGGTTATTACCAAAATTTTCAgacattaaaaaaatttgaatCATATTTCCTGTTTGTAGATAATCCTTTTGAAGTAGGGAAAAATGTTGCAAATATCTTCCCTTCCAATTATAAAACAATCATAAATGAAATGCAAAGGGcttataaaattttaaaaaataatggTTCTTGGAAAGATGTATGTAATTCAAAAGAAAACTTcttatattcataa
- a CDS encoding tubulin binding cofactor c, putative (transcript variant 1; alternatively spliced) → MDEDLTLVDNTNYDDILEKKIKGIEKKCEELKKDTCKDDVLKEINELIDQAIKLKENVSNIYFQYLKTSSIIIYEKKLKDLIKDIETLKQSSIKNKNEKAYTPNEFNYDDNFLLPDDDYLFKEKEEVQVNENMIDLSQYKMSFQNMENKRIIKGFGETGCSNLLLDNLVNCEIIILDILSSVLIQKIKQCTIWVSAVESSLMIYNCQDCNILSNSKQIRIHDAVNTNFYINTISNPIIENSTKLIFHKYNLIFDELSELLQKININKDSTKWMEIMDFNWQNTQEKSPNFCINTEVQIYNIKIKYIKKFNGLHQEKLTHDNYVIENFPPFLKRIN, encoded by the exons atggATGAAGATTTAACACTAGTTGATAATACtaattatgatgatatacttgaaaaaaaaataaaag GcattgaaaaaaaatgtgaagaattaaaaaaagatacATGCAAGGATGATGTATTgaaagaaataaatgaattaatTGATCAAGccataaaattaaaagagAATGTGTctaatatttattttcaatatCTAAAAACAAGTTCGATTATAATTTATGAAAAG aAACTAAAAGATTTAATTAAAGACATTGAAACATTAAAACAATCcagtataaaaaataaaaatgaaaaagcATATACTCCTAATGAATttaattatgatgataatttCCTACTACCTGATGatgattatttatttaaagaaaagGAAGAAGTACAAGTCAATGAAAATATGATTGATCTAAGCCAATATAAGATGTCTTTTcaaaatatggaaaataaaag aataataaaaggaTTTGGAGAAACGGGATGTTCTAATTTATTACTGGATAATTTA gTTAATTGTGAAATTATTATACTTGATATATTAAGCTCTGTGTTAATACAGAAAATTAAACAATGCACAATCTG GGTTTCAGCTGTCGAGTCATCTCTAATGATTTATAATTGTCAAGACTGcaatattttatcaaaTTCTAAGCAA ATAAGAATACATGACGCTGTTAATAccaatttttatattaataccATCAGTAATCCAATTATCGAAAA TTCCACAAAACTTATTTTCCATAAATATAACTTAATCTTTGATGAACTATCCgaattattacaaaaaattaatataaacaaaGATTCAACCAAATGGATGGAAATAATGGATTTTAATTGGCAAAATACACAG GAAAAATCTCCaaatttttgtataaatacagaggtacaaatatataacataaaaataaaatatataaaaaaatttaatgGTCTTCACCAAGAAAAATTAACACATGATAACTATGTAATAGAAAATTTCCCACCTTTTctaaaaagaataaattaa
- a CDS encoding tubulin binding cofactor c, putative (transcript variant 2; alternatively spliced): protein MDEDLTLVDNTNYDDILEKKIKGIEKKCEELKKDTCKDDVLKEINELIDQAIKLKENVSNIYFQYLKTSSIIIYEKKLKDLIKDIETLKQSSIKNKNEKAYTPNEFNYDDNFLLPDDDYLFKEKEEVQVNENMIDLSQYKMSFQNMENKRIIKGFGETGCSNLLLDNLVNCEIIILDILSSVLIQKIKQCTIWVSAVESSLMIYNCQDCNILSNSKQFHKTYFP, encoded by the exons atggATGAAGATTTAACACTAGTTGATAATACtaattatgatgatatacttgaaaaaaaaataaaag GcattgaaaaaaaatgtgaagaattaaaaaaagatacATGCAAGGATGATGTATTgaaagaaataaatgaattaatTGATCAAGccataaaattaaaagagAATGTGTctaatatttattttcaatatCTAAAAACAAGTTCGATTATAATTTATGAAAAG aAACTAAAAGATTTAATTAAAGACATTGAAACATTAAAACAATCcagtataaaaaataaaaatgaaaaagcATATACTCCTAATGAATttaattatgatgataatttCCTACTACCTGATGatgattatttatttaaagaaaagGAAGAAGTACAAGTCAATGAAAATATGATTGATCTAAGCCAATATAAGATGTCTTTTcaaaatatggaaaataaaag aataataaaaggaTTTGGAGAAACGGGATGTTCTAATTTATTACTGGATAATTTA gTTAATTGTGAAATTATTATACTTGATATATTAAGCTCTGTGTTAATACAGAAAATTAAACAATGCACAATCTG GGTTTCAGCTGTCGAGTCATCTCTAATGATTTATAATTGTCAAGACTGcaatattttatcaaaTTCTAAGCAA TTCCACAAAACTTATTTTCCATAA